From one Amaranthus tricolor cultivar Red isolate AtriRed21 chromosome 17, ASM2621246v1, whole genome shotgun sequence genomic stretch:
- the LOC130804108 gene encoding probable calcium-binding protein CML13, with product MGKQYEEEDQIASMREAFSLFDTDGDGKITPSDLGIVMRSLGSNPTQSQLRHIQEKENLTSPFDFHRFLELMSKYMKPDDDPFESELRDAFRVLDKDCSGFVSVSDLRHILTNIGEKLEPAEFDEWIQEVDVGDDGRFQYEEFISHLLVK from the coding sequence atgGGTAAACAATACGAAGAAGAAGATCAAATTGCATCAATGCGAGAAGCATTTTCTCTCTTCGACACCGACGGAGACGGAAAAATCACCCCATCTGATTTAGGCATTGTTATGCGTTCTCTGGGCTCAAACCCGACCCAATCCCAACTCCGACACATTCAAGAGAAAGAGAATCTCACTTCTCCCTTTGATTTTCACCGATTTCTGGAACTTATGTCTAAGTACATGAAACCCGATGATGACCCGTTCGAATCGGAACTCCGAGACGCGTTTCGGGTACTGGATAAGGATTGTTCGGGTTTTGTGTCGGTATCGGATCTTCGTCATATATTGACTAATATTGGGGAGAAATTGGAGCCGGCTGAGTTTGATGAGTGGATTCAAGAAGTTGATGTGGGTGACGATGGGAGGTTTCAGTATGAAGAGTTTATTTCTCATCTTCTTGTTAAGTGa